The Longimicrobiales bacterium genome has a segment encoding these proteins:
- a CDS encoding TonB-dependent receptor, with protein MTGKLRCVLMGALLLLGAASASAQQPAGRVAGRVVDAQTGLGLPGASIVVESTQQGVLSGIDGRYLLTSVPAGVVSVRVESIGYGTKTVTDVRVRADEVTELIVTVDPQAVELEAISVSASAERGSVSRALDEQRNATGIVSALGSEQIARSPDGDAAAAMQRVSGVSVQDGKYVFVRGLGERYTTTSLNGARIPSPEPERKVVPLDLFPSGLLQSITTAKTFTPDLPGDFSGAQVNIRTREFPGSRQLTISAGGGFNSRVTGRDLFAAPTVGGEWLASSGDARALPQSVRSAGDFTAPMEQDEINAMVRSFRNAWTPQRASGRGNSSLGVSLGGTDPVLGQPISYLLSGTYSYGEEVRDAEIRARALPGANGQVTEVDRFTGSTGRTSVLWGGLANISTLVGEHSRVFFNGNLNRSADNEARFEVGTSENHGTMPMEVQRLRFVQRTVGSAQLGAEHQLGASRIDWSLTGSAVRRSEPDRSEFVYAQTVEGEPMRWFAASNEGAVRTFGELEENSMEAALNYRLHLGAKARHALQLGGLYRMTDREADNRAYSISGRSLPADALALPAEQIMDGRFAEAGDSYFRLTPMSQGGSYSAEDRLVAGYGMLELGLSDRLQLIAGARVERSELDLAAQGTIGSEVFTAAPSYTDVLPSLSLNVGLTDNQKLRFSASQTLARPEYRELANVQYREVLGGENVVGNPDLRRTLIRNADIRWEWYPNPGETVSLALFAKQFDAPIERVYRATSGTSIVTYVNAEEAENFGVELELRKRLGFIAEPLETITAFANATVMDSRIRIGREASSQTSTERAMVGQAPYVVNTGLTWAPGAGTTSATLLYNTVGRRIVNAGEVPLPDVYEERRDVLDLSFRTTLPGGLGVKIDAKNLLDAPYELTQGAVVRESYHSGRSFGIGLTWRP; from the coding sequence ATGACTGGGAAACTCCGGTGCGTACTGATGGGCGCGCTGCTGTTGCTGGGGGCAGCCTCGGCGAGCGCGCAGCAGCCGGCAGGTCGTGTTGCGGGCCGCGTCGTCGACGCGCAGACCGGACTCGGTCTGCCCGGAGCGAGCATCGTCGTCGAGTCCACGCAGCAGGGCGTGCTGAGCGGCATCGATGGCCGTTATCTGCTGACCAGCGTGCCTGCGGGCGTCGTGTCCGTGCGAGTCGAGAGCATCGGCTACGGCACCAAGACGGTAACCGACGTCCGGGTGCGGGCGGACGAGGTGACGGAGCTGATCGTCACCGTGGATCCGCAGGCGGTCGAGCTGGAAGCGATCAGCGTGAGTGCGTCGGCGGAGCGGGGCAGTGTGAGTCGCGCGCTGGACGAGCAGCGCAATGCAACGGGCATCGTGAGCGCACTCGGCTCCGAGCAGATCGCGCGCAGCCCGGATGGCGATGCCGCCGCGGCGATGCAGCGCGTGAGCGGTGTCTCGGTGCAGGACGGCAAGTACGTGTTCGTGCGTGGTCTGGGCGAGCGCTACACGACCACCTCCCTCAACGGCGCGCGCATACCGAGCCCGGAACCGGAGCGCAAGGTAGTGCCGCTCGACCTGTTCCCCTCCGGGCTCCTGCAGAGCATAACGACGGCCAAGACGTTCACGCCGGACCTGCCGGGCGACTTCTCGGGCGCGCAGGTCAACATCCGCACACGCGAGTTCCCCGGTTCACGCCAGCTCACGATCTCGGCGGGCGGCGGTTTCAACAGCCGGGTGACCGGTCGCGACCTGTTTGCTGCGCCCACCGTCGGTGGCGAATGGCTGGCGTCGTCCGGCGATGCCCGTGCGCTTCCGCAGTCGGTCCGCAGCGCAGGTGACTTCACCGCGCCGATGGAGCAGGACGAGATCAACGCGATGGTGCGCTCGTTCCGCAACGCCTGGACACCGCAGCGGGCATCCGGCCGCGGCAACTCGTCTCTCGGCGTGTCGCTCGGCGGCACCGATCCGGTCCTGGGCCAGCCGATCTCCTATCTGCTGAGCGGCACGTACTCCTACGGCGAGGAGGTGCGCGATGCCGAGATACGGGCACGCGCGCTGCCCGGCGCGAACGGCCAGGTGACCGAGGTGGACCGGTTCACGGGATCGACGGGCCGCACCAGCGTGCTGTGGGGCGGGCTCGCAAACATCAGCACACTCGTCGGCGAGCACAGCCGCGTCTTCTTCAATGGCAACCTGAACCGGAGCGCCGACAACGAAGCGCGCTTCGAGGTCGGTACCAGCGAAAACCACGGCACCATGCCGATGGAGGTGCAGCGCCTGCGCTTCGTGCAGCGCACGGTCGGCTCGGCGCAGCTCGGCGCCGAGCACCAGCTGGGTGCAAGCCGAATCGACTGGAGCCTGACGGGTTCGGCAGTGCGCCGCTCCGAACCGGACCGCTCCGAGTTCGTGTACGCGCAGACGGTCGAGGGTGAGCCGATGCGATGGTTTGCAGCCAGCAACGAGGGTGCGGTGCGCACGTTCGGTGAGCTGGAGGAGAACAGCATGGAGGCGGCTCTCAACTACCGGCTGCACCTGGGCGCCAAGGCCCGTCACGCGCTGCAGCTCGGTGGGCTCTACCGCATGACCGATCGGGAGGCGGACAACCGTGCGTACAGCATTTCCGGTCGCTCGCTTCCCGCGGACGCACTGGCGCTGCCGGCGGAACAGATCATGGACGGTCGCTTCGCGGAGGCGGGCGACTCGTACTTCCGGCTGACCCCGATGAGCCAGGGCGGCTCCTACAGCGCAGAGGACAGGCTCGTCGCCGGGTACGGCATGCTGGAGCTGGGCCTCTCCGATCGACTGCAGCTGATTGCGGGCGCGCGCGTCGAGCGCTCCGAGCTCGACCTCGCGGCACAGGGCACGATCGGCTCCGAGGTCTTCACGGCAGCGCCGAGCTACACGGACGTGCTGCCCTCGCTGTCGCTGAACGTGGGGCTCACGGACAACCAGAAACTCCGCTTCTCCGCGTCACAGACGCTCGCCCGTCCGGAATACCGCGAGCTGGCAAACGTGCAGTATCGCGAAGTGCTGGGGGGCGAGAACGTCGTCGGCAACCCGGATCTCCGGCGCACTCTGATCCGCAATGCCGACATCCGCTGGGAATGGTACCCGAACCCCGGCGAGACCGTGTCGCTCGCTCTGTTCGCCAAACAGTTCGACGCGCCGATCGAGCGCGTGTACCGAGCGACGTCGGGCACCAGCATCGTGACGTACGTGAACGCCGAGGAGGCCGAGAACTTCGGTGTCGAGCTCGAGCTGCGGAAGCGGCTGGGCTTCATCGCGGAGCCGCTCGAAACGATCACCGCCTTCGCGAACGCGACAGTGATGGACAGCAGGATCCGCATCGGCCGCGAGGCGAGCAGCCAGACGAGCACCGAGCGGGCGATGGTGGGGCAGGCGCCGTACGTGGTGAACACGGGCCTCACGTGGGCGCCGGGCGCCGGCACGACGAGCGCGACGCTGCTCTACAACACGGTCGGTCGCCGCATCGTCAACGCCGGGGAGGTCCCGCTGCCGGACGTCTACGAGGAGCGTCGCGACGTGCTCGACCTGTCGTTCCGCACGACGCTGCCGGGCGGGCTGGGCGTGAAGATCGATGCGAAGAACCTGCTGGATGCACCGTACGAGCTGACGCAGGGCGCGGTCGTACGGGAGTCGTACCACTCGGGCCGCAGCTTCGGCATCGGCCTGACATGGCGGCCGTGA
- a CDS encoding phosphatase PAP2 family protein, whose amino-acid sequence MRRSVAMMDGEEAMAPLLVYIRDRDERMLLYLVTRRHSPLVKVMRGLTHLGDATVTVGIVLLLLLGAGARSDVGWTAAFVLVFSHALVQMLKRTIARPRPALPVGAALAEPPDRFSFPSGHAASSLSVALGATSLLPDALAGACLALAAVVGLSRCYLGVHYPGDVVCGWMLALISFAVAGLLGI is encoded by the coding sequence GTGAGACGTTCGGTCGCGATGATGGACGGGGAGGAAGCCATGGCACCGCTGCTGGTATACATCCGCGATCGCGACGAGCGCATGCTGCTCTACCTGGTCACACGCCGGCACTCTCCGCTGGTCAAGGTGATGCGCGGACTCACGCATCTCGGCGACGCAACGGTCACGGTGGGCATTGTGCTGCTGCTGCTCCTGGGCGCCGGAGCACGCAGTGACGTCGGCTGGACCGCTGCCTTCGTGCTCGTGTTCAGCCACGCTCTCGTGCAGATGCTCAAGCGGACGATCGCGCGGCCTCGTCCTGCGCTCCCTGTCGGAGCCGCGCTCGCCGAGCCGCCGGACCGCTTCAGTTTCCCCTCCGGCCACGCGGCCTCTTCGCTGTCCGTAGCACTGGGCGCGACCAGCCTGCTGCCCGACGCCCTTGCCGGCGCATGCCTTGCCCTGGCCGCCGTCGTCGGACTCAGTCGGTGCTACCTCGGCGTTCACTATCCCGGCGACGTCGTTTGCGGCTGGATGCTCGCGCTGATCTCCTTCGCCGTCGCGGGGCTGCTGGGGATCTGA
- a CDS encoding response regulator transcription factor, which translates to MSTAAAKASPARILVVEDERDIAALVAYHLTKEGYRVRTAEGGAEALEAAASERPDLLVLDLMLPGFSGYDVLQEIRRRPELADVPVVVLTARRDEADRVKGLELGADDYVTKPFSPRELVLRVGAVLRRVQSPAVTGTGRVLRGGPVTVDLNAMTAFVNDEPLDLTPTEYRLLTTLLERRGRVQSRQQLLEMAWDIHARIETRTVDMHVQRLRTKLGDAGSWIETVRGFGYRFRQREEGE; encoded by the coding sequence ATGAGCACGGCAGCGGCAAAGGCGTCGCCGGCACGCATTCTGGTCGTCGAGGACGAGCGGGACATCGCGGCGCTGGTGGCGTATCACCTGACCAAGGAAGGCTACCGCGTCCGGACGGCGGAAGGAGGCGCGGAAGCGCTGGAAGCTGCGGCGTCCGAGCGACCCGACCTGCTCGTGCTGGACCTCATGCTTCCGGGCTTCTCCGGATACGATGTGCTGCAGGAGATCCGGCGTCGCCCGGAGCTGGCGGATGTGCCGGTCGTCGTGCTGACCGCGCGGCGGGACGAGGCGGACCGAGTGAAGGGACTCGAGCTGGGCGCCGACGACTACGTCACCAAGCCCTTCAGCCCGCGGGAGCTGGTGCTGCGCGTGGGTGCGGTGCTGCGGCGGGTGCAGTCACCCGCGGTCACCGGCACCGGCCGCGTGCTGCGGGGCGGGCCCGTGACCGTCGACCTGAACGCGATGACCGCCTTCGTGAACGACGAGCCGCTGGACCTCACACCTACCGAGTACCGCCTTCTGACGACGCTGCTCGAGCGGCGCGGCCGCGTGCAGTCGCGCCAGCAGCTGCTCGAGATGGCCTGGGACATCCATGCCCGCATCGAGACGCGCACGGTGGACATGCACGTGCAGCGGCTCCGGACGAAGCTTGGCGACGCAGGCTCCTGGATCGAGACCGTGCGCGGTTTCGGCTACCGCTTTCGTCAGCGTGAAGAGGGTGAATGA
- a CDS encoding ATP-binding protein: MKRWRLRVVVPVAVLLLTAAALLAESRIGPVGALLLAALGGIVVGNLLAERLDALRAAVLERARSGGQRLPGYRIAEIHALSSVIEMLVGEFAERTASLARDRDELALLVNNVSEGILQIDAQGRLVRANPAAHALLHLPRDSSGAQASAVIRNTELRHLLARAAGGVTVAAEEIGVDDRRLLVAARPFRDGPSAGAIVAFADLTELRRLEGVRREFVANVSHELKTPLTSIRGYIETLQSDDVPAETQRQFLDVVQRNAERLHHIVEDLLDLSRVESGNWKPELHAIDPLEIARDVWAATIEQQPAARDLTFTAGGDNAPAMADPGALRHVLGNLFDNAVRYTPAGGRIEVRVSQEGAVPGRARFTMIDVRDTGAGIPRDALSRVFERFYRVDPARSRAEGGTGLGLSIVKHLVEGMDGTVSAQSELGKGTTIRIRLPAAAAITLVQQKNAG; the protein is encoded by the coding sequence ATGAAACGCTGGCGCCTGCGCGTGGTCGTCCCGGTCGCGGTACTCCTGCTGACCGCCGCTGCTCTCCTCGCCGAGAGCCGGATCGGACCCGTGGGCGCCCTGCTGCTTGCAGCGCTCGGAGGCATCGTGGTCGGTAACCTGCTTGCCGAGCGGCTCGATGCGCTGCGCGCGGCGGTCCTCGAGCGTGCGCGCTCCGGCGGGCAACGCCTTCCAGGGTACAGGATCGCCGAGATCCACGCGCTCTCGAGCGTCATCGAGATGCTCGTCGGCGAATTCGCTGAGCGTACCGCATCTCTTGCCCGCGACCGCGACGAGCTCGCACTCCTGGTCAACAACGTCTCCGAAGGCATCCTGCAGATCGACGCGCAAGGACGCCTCGTGCGGGCGAACCCTGCTGCACATGCGCTGTTGCACCTGCCGCGTGACAGCAGTGGCGCGCAGGCGTCCGCAGTGATCCGGAACACCGAGCTGCGGCACCTGCTGGCGCGGGCGGCAGGCGGGGTCACCGTTGCTGCCGAGGAGATCGGGGTCGACGATCGGCGCCTGCTCGTGGCCGCGCGGCCGTTTCGCGACGGACCGTCGGCGGGCGCGATCGTCGCTTTCGCGGATCTCACCGAGCTCCGGCGGCTCGAGGGCGTGCGGCGCGAGTTCGTCGCCAATGTCAGCCACGAGCTGAAGACACCGCTCACCTCGATCCGCGGCTATATCGAGACGCTGCAGTCCGACGACGTGCCGGCCGAGACACAGCGGCAGTTCCTCGACGTCGTGCAGCGCAACGCCGAACGGCTGCACCACATCGTGGAAGACCTGCTGGACCTGTCGCGCGTCGAGTCCGGCAACTGGAAACCGGAGCTGCACGCGATCGATCCGCTCGAGATCGCACGCGACGTCTGGGCTGCCACGATCGAGCAGCAGCCTGCAGCCCGGGACCTGACCTTCACCGCAGGCGGCGACAACGCCCCGGCGATGGCGGATCCGGGTGCGCTCCGCCACGTGCTCGGCAACCTCTTCGACAACGCGGTTCGTTACACCCCGGCGGGCGGGCGCATCGAGGTTCGCGTATCGCAGGAAGGCGCTGTGCCGGGGCGCGCGAGGTTCACCATGATCGACGTGCGCGACACCGGCGCGGGCATCCCGCGCGACGCGCTGAGCCGTGTCTTCGAGCGCTTCTACCGGGTCGATCCGGCACGTTCCCGCGCCGAAGGGGGTACCGGTCTCGGCCTGTCCATCGTGAAGCACCTCGTCGAGGGCATGGACGGCACTGTCTCCGCCCAGAGCGAGCTGGGGAAGGGGACGACGATCCGGATCCGGCTGCCGGCAGCGGCAGCCATCACACTGGTACAACAGAAAAACGCAGGATGA